A single genomic interval of uncultured Pseudodesulfovibrio sp. harbors:
- a CDS encoding TolC family outer membrane protein — protein MIKAFFISILTILLSTTLALAEVDGTTSIKESVAGAVRQHPQIKSLLYNRDAMARNLSAALGRFFPSLDLTSNYGFQEYSSSTTRGEGTDDRTRTASDTTLKVTQNVFDGMSRYNTYEGSKARLSSAEYRLFNNVETIGLDAIRAHIDVVRQRRLVNLAEENIVAHQEVLESIAERVAGGAGSKADEMQARGRVARAETTLVTYTGGLHTAEASYIRLVGKMPGALSDPFFHTEYIPADMNQIMETSLKENPRIKVYQAEVLSAEKNKNVTNAAMFPTVDLEVSSRHTDNLDGAKTYLRDDRAMLAMSWNLFSGGSDYSSLQASDSRVREAESNLQDATDELSREVAVAWTEYQTAVGQIEKHQEALQYSMESRDMYLMQFNVGQRSLLDVLDSINEVFSNSVLLETAQSNLYFTQYKFLALNGELIKTLEIESKTYDSKMK, from the coding sequence ATGATAAAAGCATTTTTCATATCCATTCTAACAATCTTACTCAGCACGACACTCGCTCTGGCCGAAGTCGACGGAACCACCTCGATCAAGGAAAGCGTTGCCGGTGCGGTCAGACAACACCCGCAGATCAAATCGCTCCTGTACAACCGTGATGCCATGGCCCGCAACCTGTCAGCGGCACTCGGTCGTTTCTTCCCGTCTCTCGACCTGACTTCGAATTACGGTTTTCAGGAATACAGCAGTTCCACCACCCGAGGCGAAGGAACCGACGACAGGACCCGTACGGCTTCTGACACCACGCTGAAAGTCACGCAAAACGTCTTTGACGGCATGAGCCGCTACAATACGTACGAAGGTTCCAAGGCCCGTCTCTCGTCCGCCGAATACCGCCTCTTCAACAACGTCGAAACCATCGGACTCGACGCCATTCGGGCCCATATCGACGTCGTCCGCCAGCGCAGGCTCGTCAATTTGGCCGAAGAGAACATCGTGGCGCATCAGGAAGTTCTCGAATCCATCGCCGAACGTGTCGCCGGAGGAGCCGGAAGCAAGGCCGACGAGATGCAGGCACGGGGTCGCGTTGCCCGCGCCGAGACCACTTTGGTCACTTACACCGGCGGTCTGCATACCGCGGAAGCATCCTATATCCGACTCGTCGGCAAGATGCCCGGCGCACTCTCCGATCCATTTTTCCACACGGAATACATCCCGGCTGACATGAACCAGATCATGGAAACCTCCCTTAAGGAGAATCCGAGAATCAAAGTTTATCAGGCCGAAGTCCTTTCCGCCGAAAAGAACAAGAACGTGACCAACGCGGCCATGTTCCCCACGGTTGATCTCGAAGTCAGCTCCCGGCACACCGACAACCTCGACGGCGCCAAGACATATCTACGCGATGACCGCGCCATGCTTGCGATGTCATGGAACCTGTTCAGCGGCGGCTCCGACTATTCCTCACTTCAGGCTTCCGATTCCCGTGTCAGGGAAGCGGAGTCCAACTTGCAGGACGCAACCGACGAACTCAGCCGGGAAGTCGCCGTTGCCTGGACCGAGTACCAGACCGCTGTCGGCCAGATCGAAAAACATCAGGAAGCATTACAGTACAGCATGGAGTCCCGCGACATGTACCTCATGCAGTTCAACGTGGGGCAGCGCTCCCTTCTTGACGTACTTGATTCCATCAACGAGGTGTTCAGCAACAGCGTGCTTCTGGAGACTGCCCAAAGTAATCTCTACTTCACGCAGTACAAATTCCTCGCCCTCAACGGCGAACTTATCAAGACCCTCGAAATCGAGAGCAAGACCTACGATTCCAAAATGAAATAA
- a CDS encoding type I secretion system permease/ATPase, with the protein MSSDQNNAPKPEAEPTMVCPSQDLESDERLSPKDIDFQPPLVICLSIISRLMGKPVSSATLKAGIPQQEGVITAASIVRAADRIGIKAKTVHREQLRGITKLVMPCILLLRGGNACVLLDTDELTARVVVPGHGMDEVDMPLAKLEEEYTGYAIFCHRKSKLDKRASELKLVKTKRWFWGVILRFWPIYKHVIGASIMTNLIIVASPLFVMNVYDRVIPNNAVETLWALAGGIAIAYLFDFLLKNLRSYFVDVAGRNADVLIGSRIMQHLMSARLDHMPESAGAVANNVREFESLREFFSSSSLVALIDMPFLILFVVVVHFIGGPLAWPILIAIPIVILVGLFLQIPFQHIIENHYKESTQKNALLFEIVQGLETIKTSMAEGRMQARWENVVGMSALSNSRAKVMANVSVTFSVFITQMVSVAIIIIGVYLISKGELTVGGLIACNILSGRAMAPLSAVAGLLSRFQQSRMALNALDMLMEMPSERPDDKETFHYGSVEPSMNLEGVSFSYPGTDKAVLHEVNLNLRPGDKVGIIGRTGAGKSTLGKLCVGLYQPVAGAVKVGNIDLRQLDVADLRRKVGYISQDSLLFYGTLRDNIAFGLPEADDQSIKYAAEIAGVSELVKDHPAGYGMMVGERGSSLSGGQRQAVSIARAILPDPEILIMDEPSSNMDNQSEYRLKKAMEPYVKDKTLIVITHRHSMLDLVNRLVIMDKGRVVVDGPKQAVLDGLRSGKIKLGGQPS; encoded by the coding sequence ATGTCTTCTGATCAGAACAATGCGCCCAAGCCTGAAGCCGAACCGACCATGGTCTGCCCCTCGCAGGATCTCGAGTCTGATGAGCGGCTGTCACCCAAGGATATCGATTTCCAGCCGCCGCTGGTCATCTGTCTGTCCATCATCAGCCGACTCATGGGCAAGCCCGTGTCGTCTGCCACTCTCAAGGCGGGTATTCCGCAGCAGGAGGGCGTCATTACCGCGGCTTCCATTGTCCGGGCCGCCGATCGTATCGGCATCAAGGCGAAGACCGTGCACAGGGAACAATTGCGGGGCATCACCAAGCTGGTCATGCCGTGCATTCTGCTTTTGCGCGGCGGCAATGCCTGCGTGCTGCTCGACACCGACGAATTGACAGCCCGTGTGGTTGTTCCCGGCCATGGCATGGATGAAGTGGATATGCCCCTTGCCAAGCTGGAAGAAGAATACACGGGCTATGCGATTTTCTGCCACCGCAAATCCAAACTCGACAAACGTGCCAGTGAACTCAAGCTGGTCAAGACGAAACGGTGGTTCTGGGGAGTCATCCTGCGCTTTTGGCCGATCTACAAGCATGTCATCGGCGCATCGATCATGACCAACCTGATTATCGTGGCCTCCCCGCTCTTTGTCATGAACGTGTATGACCGCGTCATTCCGAACAACGCGGTGGAAACGCTTTGGGCGCTTGCCGGCGGTATTGCCATAGCCTATCTCTTCGATTTTCTGCTCAAGAACCTGCGAAGCTATTTTGTCGACGTGGCAGGGCGCAACGCGGACGTGCTCATCGGCAGCCGCATCATGCAGCACCTCATGTCCGCCCGACTCGATCACATGCCGGAATCCGCGGGCGCGGTGGCGAACAACGTGCGGGAATTCGAATCCCTGCGCGAGTTTTTCAGTTCCAGTTCTCTGGTCGCGCTCATTGATATGCCGTTCCTGATCCTGTTTGTCGTGGTGGTGCATTTCATCGGCGGCCCGTTGGCGTGGCCGATTCTCATAGCGATCCCCATCGTCATTCTGGTCGGGCTGTTTTTGCAGATACCCTTTCAGCACATCATCGAGAATCATTATAAGGAATCCACGCAGAAGAACGCGCTTCTTTTCGAGATCGTGCAGGGGCTTGAAACCATCAAGACCAGCATGGCCGAGGGCCGTATGCAGGCCCGGTGGGAAAACGTGGTCGGCATGTCCGCACTCTCCAACAGCCGAGCCAAGGTCATGGCGAATGTTTCCGTAACCTTCTCGGTGTTCATCACCCAGATGGTCAGTGTCGCGATCATCATTATCGGTGTGTACCTCATTTCCAAGGGGGAATTGACCGTGGGCGGACTCATCGCCTGCAACATCCTTTCAGGGCGGGCCATGGCTCCGCTCAGCGCGGTCGCCGGACTGCTTTCCCGGTTCCAGCAGTCGCGCATGGCGCTCAACGCGCTGGACATGCTTATGGAAATGCCCAGTGAACGGCCGGACGACAAGGAAACATTCCACTATGGTTCCGTGGAGCCTTCCATGAACCTTGAGGGCGTGTCCTTCAGCTATCCCGGAACCGACAAGGCTGTGCTGCATGAGGTCAATCTCAACCTTAGGCCGGGTGACAAGGTGGGGATCATCGGTCGAACCGGCGCGGGCAAGTCCACTTTGGGCAAGCTGTGCGTGGGGTTGTATCAACCTGTGGCCGGGGCCGTGAAAGTGGGCAATATCGACCTGCGCCAGCTTGATGTGGCCGACCTTCGCCGCAAGGTGGGGTATATTTCTCAGGATTCCTTGCTGTTTTACGGCACGCTCCGGGACAACATCGCCTTCGGGCTGCCCGAGGCTGATGACCAATCCATCAAGTATGCCGCCGAAATCGCGGGAGTGAGTGAGCTCGTCAAGGATCATCCCGCCGGGTATGGCATGATGGTCGGGGAGCGCGGTTCCTCATTGTCCGGCGGTCAGCGGCAGGCGGTCTCCATCGCCCGTGCCATTCTGCCTGACCCGGAAATCCTCATTATGGACGAACCCTCCAGCAATATGGACAACCAGTCCGAATATCGGCTCAAGAAAGCCATGGAACCCTACGTCAAGGACAAGACGCTCATCGTCATCACCCATCGTCACTCCATGCTTGATCTGGTGAACAGGCTTGTCATCATGGACAAGGGGCGTGTGGTCGTGGATGGGCCGAAGCAGGCCGTGCTCGACGGTCTGCGGTCCGGCAAGATCAAGTTGGGGGGGCAGCCGTCATGA
- a CDS encoding HD domain-containing phosphohydrolase, with amino-acid sequence MARKNNTPEVPKNLGGAKQGVKIGVVMAFVLVISVGILFLANKSISDRRSEALNNQEKRLGLLAHGRVEMVKEWLRNLSHQGDRLIKSDLFRLYASEVDSIEGDLAAIFGAVAMEEGEIEEDGAELAAQLPMMQNMLREFSTYSGFTNARILNREGEAYIATDGHLPPMSDNQLDLAQESVKTKKPVYSPFRKTPQGLALDVYVPIFSPDAREDMADAIGALMMTRQVAGKITDLMDNSSLSAKGERTRFMQRTAGKFFEVTPWTSEGFTAVTAQIALSQEGNLPFGDRTSLSEDDREVYSLGVVIPGSDWWVVQESDYDKAMKPIEAYTRTVYIVAGLGILTALLIAGLAWWVLTGVQSQRIAAEFKLLANQIDDQKRFIDSINANIDEFITLKDMEGKYTYVNDAFAEAVGRDKSELIGMDAAAVFGFDTAKRLSAEDETVHRENRKVTISEPVFLLSQRHQFQISKSPYHGVDGTCEGVVEVYRDVTEFIAVQEKNKKLIQRAMEALGSTIEAADPYLGGHTKLLAGLSVEVARIMHLSEGDIAEIETAANLSQIGKMFVPNEILTKPGRLTDEEMAAMEEHVEHAYRILKDIDISEGVLQAIYQMNERIDGSGYPKNLKYDEIVLAARILSALNVFCAMIRPRSYRGAKEPQQALDILASESTKFDSAVVDALASVVKTPSGEKLLQEKA; translated from the coding sequence ATGGCACGGAAGAACAACACACCAGAGGTTCCGAAAAACCTCGGCGGGGCCAAGCAGGGCGTCAAGATCGGCGTTGTCATGGCCTTTGTACTTGTCATTTCGGTCGGCATCCTGTTCCTTGCGAACAAGTCGATCAGTGATCGACGGTCCGAAGCGCTCAACAATCAGGAAAAGCGGCTTGGGCTGCTCGCCCATGGGCGTGTCGAAATGGTCAAGGAGTGGCTCAGGAACCTTTCCCATCAAGGGGACCGGCTTATCAAGTCCGACCTGTTCCGCCTGTATGCGTCCGAAGTGGACAGCATCGAGGGAGACCTCGCAGCCATTTTCGGCGCGGTGGCCATGGAAGAGGGGGAAATCGAGGAAGACGGGGCTGAACTGGCCGCCCAACTGCCCATGATGCAGAATATGCTCAGGGAATTCTCCACCTACTCCGGTTTCACCAACGCCCGTATTCTCAATCGCGAGGGGGAGGCGTACATTGCCACCGACGGGCACCTGCCGCCCATGTCCGATAATCAGCTTGATCTGGCGCAGGAGTCCGTGAAGACGAAAAAGCCCGTGTATTCGCCGTTCAGGAAGACCCCGCAGGGACTTGCTCTGGACGTGTATGTTCCCATTTTTTCACCGGATGCGCGAGAAGACATGGCGGACGCCATCGGCGCACTCATGATGACCCGTCAGGTGGCCGGGAAAATTACCGACCTGATGGACAACTCCTCGCTGTCGGCCAAGGGCGAACGCACCCGTTTCATGCAGCGTACCGCCGGGAAATTCTTTGAAGTGACCCCGTGGACCTCCGAAGGGTTTACCGCAGTCACGGCACAGATAGCCCTCAGTCAGGAAGGCAACCTGCCTTTCGGTGACCGGACGAGCCTTTCCGAGGATGACCGTGAGGTCTATTCCTTGGGGGTTGTTATTCCCGGTTCCGACTGGTGGGTGGTGCAGGAATCCGACTACGACAAAGCCATGAAACCCATCGAAGCCTACACCCGTACCGTGTACATCGTGGCAGGACTGGGCATCCTCACGGCCCTGCTTATTGCCGGACTCGCATGGTGGGTCCTGACCGGAGTGCAGAGCCAGCGGATTGCCGCGGAGTTCAAGCTGCTGGCCAATCAGATTGACGACCAGAAACGGTTCATCGATTCTATTAACGCCAATATCGACGAGTTCATCACTCTCAAGGATATGGAAGGGAAGTATACCTACGTCAACGATGCCTTTGCCGAGGCAGTGGGGCGCGACAAGAGTGAACTTATCGGCATGGATGCAGCGGCTGTTTTCGGTTTTGATACGGCCAAAAGACTGTCCGCCGAAGACGAAACCGTTCATCGGGAGAATCGCAAGGTGACCATCAGCGAACCGGTTTTCCTGCTTTCGCAGCGCCATCAGTTCCAGATATCCAAGTCGCCGTATCATGGCGTCGACGGGACCTGCGAAGGCGTTGTCGAAGTGTATCGCGATGTCACCGAGTTCATCGCTGTTCAGGAAAAGAACAAGAAGCTCATTCAGCGAGCCATGGAAGCCCTCGGCTCCACCATTGAGGCTGCGGACCCGTATCTGGGCGGGCATACCAAACTGCTTGCCGGATTGTCCGTGGAAGTCGCCCGGATCATGCATCTGTCCGAAGGGGATATTGCGGAAATCGAGACTGCGGCGAACCTGTCGCAGATCGGCAAGATGTTCGTTCCCAACGAGATTCTGACCAAGCCGGGTCGGCTGACCGATGAGGAGATGGCGGCCATGGAGGAACATGTCGAACATGCCTACCGCATCCTCAAGGATATCGACATCTCCGAAGGGGTGCTTCAGGCCATCTATCAGATGAATGAGCGCATAGACGGTTCCGGTTACCCCAAGAATCTCAAATATGATGAGATTGTTTTGGCGGCGCGTATTCTGTCCGCGCTCAACGTGTTCTGCGCCATGATCCGTCCCCGGTCCTACCGGGGGGCCAAGGAACCGCAGCAGGCGCTCGACATTCTCGCAAGTGAATCCACCAAATTCGATTCCGCCGTGGTCGATGCCCTTGCTTCTGTCGTCAAGACCCCGAGCGGTGAGAAGCTGCTTCAAGAGAAGGCATAA
- a CDS encoding MATE family efflux transporter, which translates to MLRTRWNAPGGYKEALNIGLPLVVSMLSSTVMTFTDRIFLGNYSIEALGASLPASIAAFLFLSFFFGVTEYIGVFVSQYTGAAQHERVGTALWQGLWFCVPSGLFLALLWFIAEPLFTLGGHPQAVRELEIVYFRILTIGGGVQLVSVCLSCFYSGRGMTKPVMLVNGAAAILNIPLDYCLINGIGPFPELGIVGAGIATLIGFTVPAVCFAIMVFSAENERLFKVRSSYALDVQLFRRFMKFGLPGGVQFFIDMFAISFFVFMVGRIGPVELAASNIAMSIDTLAFLPMIGMHVAASIMAGQAMGSGDPDQASYATKSVLHIALVYMTCMATIFILFPGPLVELFRTRGDTGDFAEVVALGTVLLRYVAAFTFVDALDIIYMGGLKGAGDTGFIMRTMCLSSICCMVVPVLVLNYFGMMGIHGPWICLLIYASVLGVAFMHRFRKGPWRSIQVIER; encoded by the coding sequence ATGCTACGTACACGGTGGAACGCTCCCGGAGGATACAAAGAGGCCCTTAACATCGGATTGCCGCTGGTTGTCAGCATGCTTTCCTCTACGGTCATGACGTTTACCGACCGCATTTTTCTCGGCAATTATTCCATTGAAGCGCTGGGTGCTTCGCTTCCGGCAAGCATCGCGGCCTTTCTGTTCCTGTCGTTCTTTTTTGGCGTGACAGAGTATATCGGTGTTTTCGTGTCCCAGTATACCGGGGCCGCACAGCATGAGCGTGTCGGGACCGCCCTCTGGCAGGGGTTGTGGTTCTGTGTCCCGTCCGGTCTGTTTCTCGCTTTACTCTGGTTTATTGCCGAGCCGTTGTTTACCCTCGGCGGACACCCGCAGGCTGTGCGTGAACTGGAAATAGTCTATTTCCGTATTCTTACGATCGGTGGCGGCGTGCAGCTCGTGAGCGTGTGCCTGTCCTGTTTCTATTCGGGGCGGGGCATGACCAAACCTGTCATGCTGGTGAACGGGGCTGCCGCGATCCTGAACATTCCGCTCGACTACTGCCTTATCAACGGCATCGGACCTTTCCCGGAACTTGGAATCGTGGGCGCGGGTATTGCCACGCTCATCGGGTTCACGGTCCCGGCGGTCTGTTTCGCAATCATGGTATTTTCGGCAGAGAACGAACGACTGTTCAAGGTGCGGTCTTCATATGCCCTTGATGTGCAGTTGTTTCGCCGTTTCATGAAATTCGGCCTGCCGGGTGGGGTGCAGTTCTTCATCGACATGTTCGCCATTTCATTTTTCGTTTTCATGGTCGGGCGTATCGGTCCGGTGGAACTGGCCGCTTCCAACATCGCCATGTCTATCGATACACTGGCTTTCCTGCCCATGATCGGCATGCATGTGGCTGCAAGCATCATGGCAGGACAGGCCATGGGGAGCGGTGATCCGGATCAGGCATCGTATGCCACCAAGAGCGTGCTGCATATCGCGCTGGTCTACATGACCTGCATGGCGACCATTTTCATCCTGTTCCCCGGACCGTTGGTGGAGCTCTTCCGTACCCGCGGCGATACAGGGGATTTTGCCGAAGTGGTCGCGCTCGGCACCGTGTTGCTGCGCTATGTTGCGGCGTTCACCTTTGTTGACGCTTTGGACATCATTTACATGGGTGGGCTCAAGGGGGCTGGCGATACCGGGTTCATCATGCGGACCATGTGCCTCTCATCCATTTGCTGCATGGTGGTACCGGTTCTGGTGCTCAACTATTTTGGCATGATGGGCATTCACGGTCCGTGGATATGCCTGCTGATATACGCCAGCGTATTGGGTGTTGCCTTCATGCATCGGTTCCGCAAGGGGCCGTGGCGTTCTATTCAGGTCATCGAGCGATAG
- a CDS encoding transglutaminase-like cysteine peptidase, with protein sequence MRLAKPTCQVAGSVFCTLLLALCLSVWSGDSAWAAKTKASKGPQLFGTMEFKGKIKKLPKWQGVLAKMKAWKGYFKSPSMAKLPSKAGWNKLKADAASMSPMDRLKAVNKFFNKFPYRLDAGNYGKSDYWATPVEFLKKSGDCEDYSIAKFYALQELGFYRRSDAYRCAQGQDQGHRSRRFGGVHAGHDIHP encoded by the coding sequence ATGCGTCTCGCCAAACCAACATGTCAGGTGGCCGGAAGCGTGTTCTGCACGCTTCTTCTGGCTCTGTGCCTGAGTGTTTGGAGCGGTGACTCTGCCTGGGCGGCCAAGACAAAGGCGTCCAAGGGACCGCAGCTTTTCGGTACCATGGAGTTCAAGGGCAAGATCAAGAAATTGCCCAAGTGGCAGGGCGTTCTTGCAAAAATGAAGGCATGGAAGGGGTATTTCAAGAGCCCTTCCATGGCGAAGCTGCCGTCAAAGGCGGGGTGGAACAAGCTCAAGGCGGACGCCGCGTCCATGTCTCCCATGGACAGGCTCAAAGCCGTAAACAAGTTCTTCAACAAGTTCCCGTATCGGCTTGACGCAGGCAACTACGGCAAGAGCGACTACTGGGCTACCCCTGTGGAATTTCTAAAGAAATCAGGCGATTGTGAGGATTATTCCATTGCCAAGTTCTATGCCTTGCAGGAGCTTGGCTTTTACCGGCGATCAGATGCGTATCGTTGCGCTCAAGGACAAGATCAGGGGCATCGGTCACGCCGTTTTGGCGGTGTACATGCCGGACACGATATACATCCTTGA
- a CDS encoding HlyD family type I secretion periplasmic adaptor subunit, with amino-acid sequence MTRAKKKYERETLLFMSEVDQALYGRGRRLAYLSSTCILLMIVGFILWAKFAVLDEVTRGFGKVIPSQRIQEIQNLEGGILSDIYVNEGQVVEKGAVLCRLHNEQAASFYRDAFSKGLEHRAAIARLIAVVEGMDPVFDEELVEKAPQLVGDQKRIFEAQKNQLNIELSLLRDQYEQKQQEVNEMESRRRQLAKSLKVAQKQRDIAKPLVEKQIHSELDYLALEQKVLELRGDVEALALGIPRVKRAAKEALGRIAQRKAEYQSEALNEINERRQELSSIKETMSAGSDRVTRTDVRSPVKGIVKSIMINTLGGVVQPGESIMEIVPLDDTLLVEAQIKPSDIAFLHPDQKAMVKITAYDFSIYGGLQGTVENISADTIEDERGENYYLVKVRTKTNAMEYHGEKLPIIPGMTAQVDVLTGKKSVLDYLLKPILKAKQNALRER; translated from the coding sequence ATGACCAGAGCCAAGAAGAAATACGAAAGAGAGACGCTGCTGTTCATGTCCGAGGTGGACCAGGCACTGTACGGCAGGGGGAGGCGGCTTGCCTATTTGTCTTCCACCTGCATTCTCCTCATGATTGTCGGTTTTATTCTCTGGGCGAAATTCGCGGTGCTGGATGAGGTGACCCGCGGTTTCGGCAAGGTCATTCCATCGCAGCGTATACAGGAGATACAGAATCTCGAAGGCGGTATCCTCAGCGACATCTATGTGAACGAAGGGCAGGTTGTCGAAAAGGGAGCCGTGCTGTGCCGTCTGCATAACGAACAGGCCGCAAGTTTCTACCGGGACGCCTTTTCCAAGGGGCTTGAGCATAGGGCTGCCATTGCCAGACTCATTGCCGTGGTCGAGGGCATGGACCCGGTTTTCGATGAGGAACTGGTCGAGAAAGCCCCGCAGCTCGTAGGGGACCAGAAGCGAATTTTCGAAGCCCAGAAGAACCAGCTCAATATCGAGCTCAGCCTGCTGCGCGACCAGTATGAGCAGAAGCAGCAGGAAGTGAACGAGATGGAGAGCCGCAGAAGGCAGCTTGCTAAGAGCCTCAAGGTTGCCCAGAAACAGCGTGACATCGCCAAACCGCTCGTGGAAAAGCAGATTCATTCCGAACTGGATTACCTCGCCCTTGAGCAGAAGGTGCTTGAACTGCGCGGTGACGTGGAGGCGCTTGCTCTCGGAATTCCGCGTGTGAAGCGGGCCGCCAAGGAGGCGTTGGGGCGCATCGCACAGCGCAAGGCCGAGTATCAGAGTGAGGCGCTTAACGAGATCAACGAGCGCAGACAGGAGCTTTCTTCCATCAAGGAAACCATGTCGGCCGGAAGCGACCGCGTGACCCGTACGGATGTACGTTCTCCGGTCAAGGGTATCGTGAAAAGCATCATGATCAACACGCTTGGCGGCGTTGTGCAGCCCGGTGAATCCATCATGGAGATCGTCCCGTTGGATGACACTCTGCTGGTCGAGGCGCAGATCAAGCCTTCGGATATCGCGTTCCTGCACCCGGACCAGAAAGCCATGGTCAAGATTACTGCCTATGATTTTTCCATATACGGCGGTCTGCAAGGCACGGTGGAAAATATCAGTGCGGACACCATTGAAGATGAACGGGGTGAAAATTATTATCTGGTCAAGGTGCGGACAAAGACCAATGCCATGGAATACCACGGTGAAAAGTTGCCGATCATTCCGGGCATGACTGCTCAGGTGGATGTGCTGACCGGCAAGAAGTCGGTGCTCGATTATCTTCTCAAACCCATCCTCAAGGCAAAACAGAACGCATTGAGAGAGCGTTAG
- a CDS encoding sigma-54 dependent transcriptional regulator gives MAEILIIDGDHGFSQGLEKALATYDLPAAHCDSLSRAMGLLHTGNYKAVLLGDDLTDGDILAYLSTIREIPSFPEVIVVSRSRDPDTAEAAIQNGAWNYVTKPPNMQRLLVLLKRVMEYHEERHSNTIRCSLRREGIIGNSRPLQACLDTLAQAAGSDANVLVIGETGTGKELFARAIHKNSARVSRPFVVVDCAALPDTLAESLLFGHERGAYTSADTKSVGLIKQADGGTLFLDEVGELPVSLQKVFLRVLEGRSFRPVGGVREIQSDFRLLAATNRDLEIMVDNGEFRRDLFYRLRGIRLQLPPLRAISEDINELTCKFIQRHCKRFRMTSKGFSPDFLDALMHYEWPGNIRELMNTLEQALSRAGKEHILYPRHLPRVIRAQIARRDLEKSLPVKTVPQGKGSFEASKFPTLKDYRKQQTEIMEKSYLRNMLDITNGDIRQSCRISGLSRARLYALLKQHGIHRKE, from the coding sequence ATGGCCGAAATTCTCATCATAGATGGCGACCACGGCTTTTCTCAGGGGCTTGAGAAAGCGCTTGCTACGTATGATCTGCCGGCAGCCCACTGCGATTCCCTGTCTCGGGCCATGGGCCTCCTGCACACCGGCAACTACAAGGCGGTCCTGCTCGGTGACGACCTCACCGACGGCGATATTTTGGCTTACCTTTCCACCATCCGTGAAATTCCGTCGTTCCCCGAAGTGATCGTTGTCTCACGCAGCCGCGACCCGGACACGGCAGAAGCCGCCATTCAAAACGGTGCTTGGAATTACGTCACCAAACCGCCGAACATGCAGCGGCTTCTGGTGCTCCTCAAACGGGTCATGGAATATCATGAAGAACGGCACTCCAACACCATCCGCTGTTCTCTTCGCAGGGAAGGCATCATCGGCAACAGCCGCCCCCTTCAGGCGTGTCTCGACACGCTGGCACAGGCCGCAGGGTCCGATGCCAACGTCCTCGTCATAGGGGAAACCGGAACAGGCAAGGAACTCTTTGCCCGCGCCATCCACAAGAACAGCGCACGCGTCAGCCGTCCTTTCGTGGTGGTGGACTGCGCGGCCCTGCCGGATACGCTGGCCGAAAGCCTGCTTTTCGGTCACGAGCGGGGAGCCTATACCAGTGCGGATACCAAGTCCGTCGGACTCATCAAACAGGCCGACGGCGGCACGCTTTTCCTTGATGAAGTGGGCGAACTGCCCGTTTCCCTGCAAAAAGTCTTTCTACGCGTCCTTGAAGGCCGCAGCTTCCGTCCCGTAGGCGGAGTCAGGGAAATTCAAAGCGACTTCCGTCTGCTGGCAGCGACAAACAGGGATCTGGAAATAATGGTGGATAATGGAGAGTTCCGCCGTGACCTGTTTTATCGATTGCGCGGCATCCGTCTGCAACTGCCGCCCCTGAGGGCCATTTCCGAAGACATCAACGAACTGACCTGCAAATTCATCCAACGCCATTGCAAACGCTTCAGAATGACAAGCAAAGGATTCTCACCCGATTTTCTTGACGCGCTCATGCATTACGAATGGCCCGGAAACATCCGCGAACTCATGAACACGCTTGAACAGGCCCTGTCACGGGCAGGCAAGGAACACATCCTGTACCCCCGCCATCTGCCCAGAGTCATCCGGGCACAGATCGCCCGACGGGATTTGGAAAAGAGCCTCCCCGTAAAAACCGTTCCTCAGGGAAAAGGCTCCTTTGAGGCTTCAAAGTTCCCGACCCTCAAAGACTATCGCAAGCAGCAGACTGAAATCATGGAAAAAAGTTACCTTCGCAACATGCTCGACATTACCAACGGAGACATCCGGCAATCATGCAGAATTTCCGGTCTTTCCCGCGCTCGGCTGTACGCCCTGCTCAAGCAGCACGGCATCCATCGAAAAGAATGA